Proteins from a genomic interval of Myxococcales bacterium:
- the nadD gene encoding nicotinate (nicotinamide) nucleotide adenylyltransferase → MHVALFGGSFNPPHVGHQLAALYVLETAPVDGLWLVPCFQHAFDKALERFEYRVKMCERMAAALGPRVRVETIEGQRGGVSRTLDTVKALRVAYPGVRFSLMIGADLRHERSTWYGADELATLVNFIVVGRAGADPDAAVQMPAVSSTEVRERLAQGKPVDAQVPRAVLDVIRAHTLYGFREAR, encoded by the coding sequence ATGCACGTCGCCCTATTCGGGGGCAGCTTCAACCCTCCCCACGTTGGCCACCAGTTGGCGGCGCTGTACGTCCTCGAGACTGCGCCTGTCGATGGTTTGTGGCTCGTGCCCTGTTTTCAGCACGCGTTCGACAAGGCCCTCGAGCGCTTCGAGTACAGGGTGAAGATGTGCGAGCGCATGGCGGCGGCGCTCGGGCCGCGGGTGCGGGTAGAGACGATCGAGGGGCAGCGGGGGGGGGTGAGCCGCACGCTGGATACGGTCAAGGCGTTGCGTGTGGCCTATCCCGGGGTGCGGTTCTCGCTGATGATCGGGGCTGACTTGCGGCACGAGCGCTCGACCTGGTACGGAGCCGACGAACTCGCGACGTTGGTAAACTTCATCGTGGTGGGGCGCGCCGGCGCAGACCCGGACGCTGCGGTTCAGATGCCCGCCGTGAGCTCGACGGAGGTCCGGGAGCGCCTCGCACAGGGCAAGCCCGTCGACGCGCAGGTGCCGCGTGCCGTGCTCGACGTGATTCGTGCCCACACGCTTTACGGGTTTCGGGAGGCGCGATGA
- a CDS encoding DUF2520 domain-containing protein, translated as MSDTAELDPASPTPLVTLVGAGPVGAGLAGKLVRSGVPVAALYGRTERQAMEAAISAGVLGLCEDVSELVRGADVVIVAVSDSRIGEVAEAYARKGVIGSNQVVLHTSGAWAAEELLAGLRGKVKGLGTLHPLASLSQRAQAHARLHQASFAVEGDDVALPVARRLVHRMGGTPMALAPGKMPLYHAGAAIGSNLVVALVDLARRVLTAAGVDPSHVVPALVPLLRSTADNLARQGLPQALTGPVARGDVGTVERHLHALETALPDVAALYRRLGQEVLQVAEARMPELEGKVRETLRGLFRPDGTPADAAAPGDGPQKEGSGRPAAASRRKGNGRA; from the coding sequence ATGAGCGACACCGCGGAACTCGACCCTGCGAGTCCCACCCCCTTGGTCACGTTGGTGGGTGCAGGTCCCGTGGGCGCGGGCCTTGCGGGCAAGCTGGTCCGCTCGGGGGTGCCCGTGGCGGCTCTTTACGGGCGAACCGAACGCCAAGCGATGGAGGCCGCGATCTCGGCAGGCGTGCTGGGTCTTTGCGAGGATGTCTCGGAGCTCGTTCGGGGGGCCGACGTGGTGATCGTGGCGGTCTCAGACTCCCGCATCGGCGAGGTCGCAGAGGCCTATGCTCGAAAAGGCGTGATCGGGAGCAACCAGGTGGTGCTTCATACGTCGGGGGCGTGGGCCGCCGAAGAGCTTCTCGCAGGGCTCCGCGGAAAGGTGAAGGGCCTGGGAACGCTTCACCCCCTGGCCTCGCTCTCCCAACGCGCTCAGGCTCATGCGCGTTTGCATCAGGCATCCTTTGCGGTCGAAGGGGACGACGTGGCCCTGCCGGTGGCGAGGCGATTGGTGCATCGCATGGGGGGAACGCCCATGGCGCTTGCGCCCGGAAAAATGCCGCTTTATCACGCCGGGGCAGCCATTGGCTCGAACCTGGTGGTGGCTCTCGTGGACCTGGCTCGCAGGGTGCTCACGGCGGCCGGAGTGGACCCGTCTCACGTGGTGCCCGCCCTGGTCCCCTTGCTGCGCAGCACAGCCGACAACCTCGCGCGCCAGGGACTTCCTCAGGCCCTGACCGGGCCCGTAGCCCGGGGTGACGTGGGCACGGTCGAACGACATTTGCACGCACTCGAGACCGCTCTTCCCGACGTGGCGGCGCTTTACCGGCGCCTGGGGCAGGAGGTGCTTCAGGTGGCCGAAGCGCGGATGCCCGAGCTCGAGGGCAAGGTTCGTGAGACTCTGCGGGGGCTCTTTCGCCCCGATGGCACGCCAGCCGACGCAGCCGCCCCGGGCGATGGACCGCAGAAGGAAGGATCGGGGCGCCCCGCAGCTGCTTCCCGGAGGAAAGGCAACGGAAGGGCGTGA
- a CDS encoding DNA adenine methylase, whose product MAATRPQRAQEAPAPYAGRSRRSEGEEPNHPASPFLKWAGGKSQLLTRFATFYPPAGQVERFIEPFVGGGAVFFHVKHVLRPKRCWLFDRNDELITTYKSLQNDLPAVLELLARHKSLHNEDHYYEVRAQRPETLSEAARAARFIYLNKTCYNGLYRVNSRNEFNVPMGRYVRPGVYDTRNLEAVRACLRGVKLETREFAHVLKVARAGDFIYFDPPYDPVSGSASFTSYTAHSFSREDQEALAEVYGALGARGCHVMLSNSDTPFVRRLYRAFDVHQVPARRAINTRADRRGPVAELVVLNYRPPRASKR is encoded by the coding sequence GTGGCTGCCACACGACCTCAGCGGGCCCAGGAGGCCCCTGCCCCCTACGCAGGCCGCAGCCGCCGCAGTGAGGGCGAAGAGCCGAACCACCCTGCTTCCCCCTTTTTGAAGTGGGCCGGGGGCAAGTCGCAGCTCCTGACGCGCTTCGCGACCTTTTATCCCCCTGCAGGCCAAGTGGAGCGCTTCATCGAGCCTTTCGTGGGTGGCGGCGCGGTATTCTTCCACGTCAAGCATGTCTTGCGCCCCAAGCGCTGCTGGCTCTTCGATCGGAACGATGAGCTCATCACCACGTACAAGTCCCTTCAAAACGACTTGCCCGCGGTGCTCGAGCTGCTGGCACGGCACAAGAGCCTTCACAACGAGGATCACTACTACGAGGTCCGTGCCCAGCGGCCCGAAACGCTCTCCGAGGCAGCCCGCGCCGCCCGCTTCATTTACCTGAACAAGACCTGCTACAACGGCCTTTACCGGGTCAACAGCCGCAACGAGTTCAACGTGCCGATGGGCCGCTACGTACGCCCTGGCGTCTATGACACCCGCAACCTGGAAGCCGTGCGTGCCTGCCTGCGCGGTGTGAAGCTAGAAACGCGCGAGTTTGCCCACGTCTTGAAAGTGGCCCGGGCGGGCGACTTCATTTACTTCGACCCGCCCTACGATCCCGTCTCGGGATCGGCCTCGTTCACGAGCTACACCGCTCACAGCTTTTCGCGCGAAGATCAGGAGGCCCTGGCCGAGGTGTACGGAGCGCTGGGCGCACGCGGCTGCCACGTGATGCTCTCCAACAGCGATACCCCGTTCGTCCGGCGTCTCTACCGCGCCTTCGACGTACACCAAGTCCCCGCGCGACGAGCCATCAACACGCGGGCTGACCGCCGGGGTCCCGTCGCCGAGCTGGTGGTCCTCAACTACCGTCCCCCCAGAGCCTCCAAGCGTTGA
- a CDS encoding uroporphyrinogen-III synthase, with protein sequence MQNEHPLAGRLVALPETRELDRLAALLEADGAETLRCPLVSILDAPDPAPVDAWLDTLVAGGFDDVIFLTGEGLRRLVSRATRAGRVEAVTEALARVRRITRGPKPARALHELKLSTDLPAAVPTTAGVIETLRPLDLRGRRVGVQLYGTEPNLPLMTFLAEAGAFATPVAPYIYAPASDETRVAALIDGLQAGRIDAIAFTSASQVDRLFQVAEARQLREALVEGLSKSLVASVGPVVAEALADRGVDTDVMPEKSFVMKRLTNALTAALGTTGAPAPGED encoded by the coding sequence ATGCAGAACGAACACCCCCTGGCCGGCCGGCTGGTCGCCCTCCCCGAAACCCGCGAGCTCGACCGATTGGCCGCGCTGCTCGAGGCCGATGGCGCCGAGACGTTGCGCTGCCCACTGGTCTCGATTCTCGACGCCCCGGATCCCGCACCGGTCGACGCCTGGCTGGACACCCTCGTCGCAGGGGGGTTTGACGACGTCATTTTTCTTACAGGCGAGGGCCTTCGGCGCTTGGTGAGCCGAGCCACCCGAGCGGGCCGCGTCGAAGCCGTCACCGAGGCGCTCGCCCGCGTCCGTCGCATCACCCGCGGTCCCAAGCCGGCCCGGGCCCTTCACGAGCTGAAGCTCAGCACGGACCTGCCTGCGGCCGTGCCCACCACGGCCGGCGTCATCGAGACGCTGAGGCCACTTGACCTCCGCGGTCGACGGGTGGGCGTTCAGCTCTACGGCACCGAGCCGAATCTGCCCCTCATGACCTTCCTGGCGGAAGCGGGCGCTTTCGCAACGCCGGTCGCTCCGTACATTTACGCGCCTGCCTCCGACGAGACCCGGGTGGCCGCGCTCATCGACGGCCTCCAGGCGGGGCGAATCGACGCGATCGCGTTCACCAGCGCCTCCCAGGTCGACCGTCTCTTCCAGGTAGCCGAAGCGCGGCAACTGCGCGAGGCGCTGGTCGAGGGCTTGTCGAAAAGCCTCGTCGCCAGCGTGGGCCCCGTGGTGGCCGAAGCGCTTGCGGATCGCGGGGTCGACACCGACGTCATGCCCGAAAAGAGCTTCGTGATGAAGCGTCTCACCAACGCTCTCACGGCAGCCCTCGGCACAACCGGCGCGCCCGCCCCGGGCGAAGACTGA
- a CDS encoding agmatine deiminase family protein — translation MPPRKRPARLAESAPVPAGSDLGVMPAEWEPHEATWLAFPHNTRDWPGKFGAIPWVWAEIVRLLTPGERVNLLVNDAAHEAKARRVLDAAHVDRSQLDFRRFPTNRVWARDFGPIFVRQKKGRRASVAIAGFKFNAWAKYPDWQKDTKVAAKAAKALDVPLLPVEAAGRPVVLEGGAIDVNGKGTILTTEECLLDPKVQVRNAGWTRIDYETLFARALGAPHTIWLGHGIAGDDTHGHVDDLCRFVDEGTVVLCQETNAHDPNYRPLSENWERLQSARLADGRRLNVVPLPMPSPLFFKGYRVPASYANFYIGNQVVLVPTFNDPRDRQALGLLAELFPGREVVGVHAVDLVWGFGTLHCLSQQQPRP, via the coding sequence ATGCCCCCCCGCAAGCGCCCTGCCCGCCTGGCCGAATCCGCCCCCGTCCCCGCGGGGAGTGATCTCGGCGTCATGCCCGCCGAATGGGAACCTCACGAGGCCACCTGGCTGGCCTTTCCCCACAACACGCGCGACTGGCCCGGAAAATTCGGGGCCATCCCCTGGGTGTGGGCCGAAATCGTGCGGCTCCTCACCCCCGGCGAACGGGTCAATCTTCTGGTCAACGACGCCGCCCACGAAGCCAAAGCGCGGCGGGTCCTGGACGCTGCACACGTCGACCGTTCGCAGCTGGACTTTCGTCGCTTTCCCACGAACCGGGTGTGGGCCCGAGACTTTGGCCCCATCTTCGTGCGCCAAAAGAAGGGGCGCCGGGCCAGCGTGGCCATCGCAGGATTCAAGTTCAACGCTTGGGCCAAGTACCCTGACTGGCAAAAGGACACAAAGGTCGCCGCCAAAGCCGCCAAGGCGCTGGATGTGCCCTTGCTTCCCGTGGAGGCGGCCGGCCGGCCCGTGGTGCTCGAAGGGGGCGCCATCGACGTCAACGGCAAGGGGACGATTCTCACCACCGAGGAGTGCCTGCTCGACCCCAAGGTGCAGGTGCGAAACGCAGGCTGGACCCGCATCGACTACGAGACCCTCTTCGCCCGGGCTCTCGGAGCCCCTCACACCATCTGGCTCGGGCACGGCATAGCCGGGGACGACACGCACGGCCACGTCGACGATCTGTGCCGCTTCGTCGATGAGGGCACGGTCGTGCTGTGCCAAGAGACGAACGCCCACGACCCGAACTACAGGCCTCTCTCCGAGAACTGGGAGCGTTTGCAGAGCGCACGCCTGGCCGATGGCCGTCGCCTGAACGTGGTGCCTCTGCCCATGCCGAGCCCCCTGTTTTTCAAGGGCTATCGCGTGCCCGCGAGCTATGCGAACTTCTACATCGGGAACCAGGTGGTGTTGGTGCCCACGTTCAACGATCCGCGTGACCGCCAGGCCCTTGGCCTCTTGGCCGAGCTGTTCCCCGGTCGCGAAGTGGTGGGAGTGCACGCCGTAGATCTGGTCTGGGGCTTCGGTACTTTGCACTGCCTCAGCCAGCAACAGCCGCGGCCTTGA
- a CDS encoding carbon-nitrogen hydrolase has product MSVPRKFTVGLLQMAMSDKPSENEDKAAEKVAEAARAGAQVVCLPELYRSPYFCQKEDAELFDLAETIPGPSTTRFSEVARSHKVALVVPLFEKRALGLYHNSLVVIDADGQTVGVYRKMHIPDDPAFYEKFYFTPGDLGFRAFDTQAGRIGTLICWDQWYPEGARLTALQGASVLFYPTAIGWHPLEKAEYGVQQRQAWQLVQRGHAVANGVYVAAVNRVGHEPGPPGQAGLEFWGTSFVCDPQGQILAEASTDREETLLVEIDPARIEEVRRGWPFLRDRRIDAYGDITRRFLDQPPR; this is encoded by the coding sequence ATGTCGGTTCCACGCAAGTTCACGGTGGGTTTGCTGCAGATGGCGATGTCGGACAAACCGTCCGAGAACGAAGATAAGGCCGCCGAAAAGGTCGCCGAGGCGGCGCGGGCGGGCGCCCAGGTCGTCTGCCTTCCCGAGCTCTACCGCAGCCCCTACTTCTGCCAAAAAGAAGATGCGGAGCTGTTCGACCTGGCAGAGACGATTCCGGGCCCCTCCACCACGCGTTTTTCCGAGGTGGCACGGAGCCACAAAGTGGCCCTCGTGGTGCCGTTGTTCGAGAAGCGGGCTCTCGGCCTTTACCACAACAGCCTCGTGGTCATCGACGCCGACGGCCAAACGGTGGGCGTGTATCGCAAAATGCACATCCCCGACGACCCCGCCTTCTACGAAAAGTTCTACTTCACCCCCGGTGACCTCGGCTTCCGCGCCTTCGACACGCAGGCAGGCCGCATCGGCACCCTCATCTGCTGGGACCAGTGGTACCCGGAAGGGGCACGCCTCACTGCCCTTCAGGGAGCGTCGGTGCTCTTTTACCCCACCGCGATTGGCTGGCATCCCCTCGAGAAGGCGGAGTACGGCGTGCAGCAACGACAAGCGTGGCAGCTCGTCCAGCGCGGCCACGCCGTGGCCAACGGCGTCTACGTCGCAGCTGTCAACCGCGTGGGCCACGAACCGGGCCCGCCCGGTCAGGCCGGCCTCGAGTTTTGGGGGACGAGCTTCGTGTGTGACCCACAAGGCCAGATCCTGGCCGAGGCGTCGACCGATCGTGAAGAGACGCTGCTCGTCGAGATCGACCCTGCACGCATCGAGGAGGTGCGGCGCGGTTGGCCTTTCCTGCGGGATCGCCGCATCGACGCCTACGGTGACATCACCCGCCGCTTCCTCGACCAGCCCCCCCGTTGA